The Daucus carota subsp. sativus chromosome 2, DH1 v3.0, whole genome shotgun sequence genome includes a window with the following:
- the LOC108207035 gene encoding esterase yields the protein MAKYAALSLFLYSILVAHSTTLNKRVSAASDTCDFPAIFNFGDANSDTGAFATMFTSRPPTFGQSFFGGNAGRPSDGRLIIDFLASSLGLPFLHPYLDSFGANFSHGANFANILSTIALPTTNIIPAARRPRGTNPVSLDIQIAQFAQFVTRSQTQGKKFKKLMPKKEYFAKALYTLDIGQVDLSDQIFDHKTDDEIKAILPDLISTLSSNIKSLYSLGGRTFWIHNTGPLGCLPILLTVAPVPDDQLDSAGCAKRYNDLAQYFNNLLKKGVDQLRKDLPLAAFTYVDVYSAKYSLYQEPKKYGFTHPLESCCGYGGKYKFEENSLCGSTIIVNGTQFVVEPCERPAEYINYEGVTYTEAADRITSARISSGKFSHPPNSLRAACQK from the exons ATGGCAAAATATGCAGCACTTTCTCTTTTCCTATATTCCAtacttgtagctcattctacCACCCTCAACAAACGAGTCTCTGCTGCATCAGACACTTGTGATTTTCCAGCAATTTTTAACTTCGGTGATGCCAATTCCGACACCGGTGCATTTGCCACCATGTTTACCAGCAGACCACCTACTTTTGGCCAATCCTTCTTCGGTGGAAATGCAGGAAGACCTTCCGATGGACGCCTCATAATTGATTTCTTGG CAAGTAGCCTAGGCTTACCATTCCTCCATCCATACCTGGATTCCTTCGGAGCCAACTTCTCTCACGGTGCAAACTTTGCCAACATTTTATCCACCATTGCACTTCCCACAACCAACATCATTCCCGCGGCCAGACGACCCCGTGGAACCAATCCTGTCTCCCTCGACATTCAGATTGCTCAGTTTGCTCAATTCGTGACTAGGTCACAAACACAAG GGAAGAAATTCAAGAAATTGATGCCAAAAAAGGAATACTTTGCAAAAGCTCTGTATACGCTTGATATCGGCCAAGTTGATCTCAGTGATCAGATTTTCGACCACAAGACTGATGATGAAATCAAAGCCATTCTACCAGATTTGATCAGTACGTTATCTTCAAATATAAAG AGTTTATATAGTTTGGGAGGCAGAACATTCTGGATCCATAACACAGGACCCTTGGGCTGCCTTCCAATTCTTTTGACCGTGGCTCCAGTGCCAGACGATCAACTGGACAGTGCTGGTTGTGCGAAACGCTATAATGATTTAGCCCAATACTTTAACAACTTGCTGAAGAAGGGTGTTGATCAACTTCGAAAAGACCTCCCCTTGGCTGCTTTCACATATGTAGATGTATATTCTGCTAAATATTCTCTTTATCAAGAACCAAAGAAATACG GATTCACACATCCTCTGGAATCATGTTGCGGATATGGTGGAAAGTACAAATTCGAAGAAAATAGCTTGTGTGGGAGCACAATCATTGTAAATGGGACTCAATTTGTGGTGGAACCCTGCGAACGACCCGCAGAGTATATAAACTATGAAGGAGTCACATACACTGAAGCAGCTGACAGGATCACTTCTGCAAGGATTTCCTCCGGAAAATTTTCTCATCCACCTAATTCATTGAGAGCAGCTTGTCAGAAATAG